The following proteins come from a genomic window of Pseudomonas syringae:
- the pqqE gene encoding pyrroloquinoline quinone biosynthesis protein PqqE has product MSDTVLATNSPYIPPTPEVGLPLWLLAELTYRCPLQCPYCSNPLDFAKQGQELTTEQWFKVMQEAREMGAAQIGFSGGEPLVRQDLAELIAEARRLGFYTNLITSGIGLTEEKIIAFKEAGLDHIQISFQASDEQVNNMLAGSKKAFAQKLEMARAVKKHGYPMVLNFVTHRHNIDRIDKIIELCLALEADFVELATCQFYGWAHLNRVGLLPTRDQLVRAEAVTNEYRERLEAENHPCKLIFVTPDYYEERPKACMNGWGNIFLTVTPDGTALPCHGARQMPIQFPNVRDHSMQHIWYDSFGFNRFRGYDWMPEPCRSCDEKEKDFGGCRCQAFMLTGDAANADPVCSKSYHHGIITQARDESETATQTIEELAFRNDRNSRLIAKSS; this is encoded by the coding sequence TTGTCTGACACTGTGCTCGCGACCAATAGCCCCTATATCCCGCCCACTCCCGAGGTCGGTCTGCCGCTGTGGCTGCTCGCCGAGCTGACCTACCGCTGCCCGTTGCAATGCCCTTACTGCTCCAACCCGCTGGACTTCGCCAAACAGGGCCAGGAGCTGACCACCGAACAGTGGTTCAAGGTCATGCAGGAAGCGCGGGAGATGGGTGCGGCGCAAATCGGATTTTCCGGCGGCGAGCCACTTGTGCGTCAGGACCTCGCCGAGCTGATCGCCGAAGCGCGGCGGCTGGGCTTTTACACCAACCTGATCACCTCGGGCATTGGTCTGACCGAAGAAAAGATCATCGCCTTCAAGGAAGCCGGGCTGGACCACATCCAGATCAGCTTTCAGGCCAGCGACGAGCAAGTGAACAACATGCTCGCCGGCTCGAAGAAAGCCTTCGCGCAAAAGCTGGAAATGGCCCGTGCAGTGAAAAAGCACGGCTATCCGATGGTGCTGAATTTCGTGACGCACCGGCACAACATCGACCGGATCGACAAGATCATAGAGCTGTGTCTGGCGCTGGAAGCGGATTTCGTCGAACTGGCGACCTGTCAGTTCTATGGCTGGGCGCATTTGAACCGTGTCGGCCTGCTGCCTACCCGGGATCAACTGGTGCGTGCCGAAGCGGTCACCAATGAGTACCGCGAGCGGCTGGAGGCGGAAAACCACCCGTGCAAGCTGATCTTCGTCACCCCCGATTATTACGAAGAGCGTCCCAAGGCCTGCATGAATGGCTGGGGCAATATCTTCCTGACCGTGACCCCGGACGGCACCGCACTGCCCTGTCACGGCGCGCGACAGATGCCAATCCAGTTTCCGAATGTGCGCGATCACAGCATGCAGCACATCTGGTACGACTCGTTCGGTTTCAACCGGTTTCGCGGTTACGACTGGATGCCTGAGCCGTGCCGCTCGTGTGACGAAAAAGAAAAAGACTTCGGCGGCTGCCGCTGCCAGGCCTTCATGCTGACCGGCGATGCCGCCAATGCTGACCCGGTGTGCAGCAAATCTTATCACCACGGGATCATCACTCAGGCTCGCGACGAGTCCGAAACCGCTACTCAAACCATTGAAGAGCTGGCCTTTCGCAATGACCGAAACTCACGACTCATCGCAAAATCTTCCTGA
- the pqqD gene encoding pyrroloquinoline quinone biosynthesis peptide chaperone PqqD produces MKHDPKFRALTPKWHQGYRFQYEPAQKAHVVLYPEGMIKLNESAALIGGLIDGQRTIAAIIDELHRQFPNVPELGMDVDEFMEGAKKKNWIDLV; encoded by the coding sequence ATGAAGCACGATCCGAAATTCAGGGCGTTGACGCCCAAGTGGCATCAGGGCTATCGCTTTCAGTACGAGCCTGCGCAAAAGGCCCATGTGGTCCTTTACCCTGAAGGCATGATCAAACTCAACGAAAGCGCGGCCCTGATTGGCGGGCTGATTGACGGGCAGCGCACGATCGCCGCCATCATTGACGAGCTTCATCGCCAGTTCCCTAATGTTCCCGAACTGGGCATGGACGTCGACGAGTTCATGGAAGGCGCCAAAAAGAAAAACTGGATAGATCTTGTCTGA
- the pqqC gene encoding pyrroloquinoline-quinone synthase PqqC produces the protein MSEATALSPAEFEQALRAKGAYYHIYHPFHVAMYEGRATREQIQGWVANRFYYQMNIPLKDAAILANCPDREIRREWIQRLLDHDGAPGEDGGIEAWLRLGQAVGLDPDQLRSQELVLPGVRFAVDAYVNFARRANWQEAASSSLTELFAPQIHQSRLDSWPQHYPWIDPAGYEYFRTRLGQARRDVEHGLAITLQHYTTYEGQQRMLEILQFKLDILWSMLDAMSMAYELNRPPYHSVTDQKVWHKGITL, from the coding sequence ATGAGCGAAGCGACTGCGTTGTCCCCCGCAGAATTCGAGCAGGCCCTGCGTGCCAAGGGCGCGTATTACCACATCTATCACCCGTTTCACGTGGCGATGTACGAAGGCCGCGCGACCCGCGAACAGATTCAGGGCTGGGTCGCCAACCGTTTCTACTATCAGATGAACATTCCGCTCAAGGATGCCGCGATTCTGGCCAATTGCCCGGATCGCGAGATTCGTCGCGAATGGATTCAGCGCCTGCTCGACCACGACGGCGCGCCCGGTGAAGACGGCGGCATCGAAGCCTGGTTGCGCCTTGGTCAGGCCGTCGGGCTGGACCCGGATCAGCTGCGCTCTCAGGAACTGGTGTTGCCGGGCGTACGCTTCGCGGTCGACGCCTACGTGAACTTCGCTCGCCGTGCCAACTGGCAGGAGGCGGCCAGCAGCTCGTTGACCGAGCTGTTCGCGCCGCAGATCCACCAGTCGCGACTGGACAGCTGGCCGCAGCATTACCCGTGGATCGACCCGGCAGGCTATGAGTATTTTCGCACTCGCCTGGGTCAGGCCCGCCGCGATGTGGAACACGGTCTCGCGATCACGTTACAGCACTACACTACCTATGAAGGCCAGCAGCGTATGCTGGAAATCCTGCAGTTCAAACTCGACATTCTGTGGAGCATGCTCGATGCGATGTCCATGGCCTACGAACTGAACCGCCCGCCGTATCACAGCGTTACAGACCAGAAGGTCTGGCATAAGGGGATTACGCTATGA
- the pqqB gene encoding pyrroloquinoline quinone biosynthesis protein PqqB, with the protein MYIQILGSAAGGGFPQWNCNCVNCAGFRDGSLRAQARTQSSIALSDDGVNWVLCNASPDIRAQLQGFAPMQPGRALRDTGISAIVLMDSQIDHTTGLLSLREGCPHQVWCTDMVHEDLSTGFPLFEMLKHWNGGLSWNRIELQGSFVIPACPNLRFTPFPLRSAAPPYSPHRFDPHPGDNIGLLVEDTRTGGKLFYAPGLGKVDEALAEKMRDADCLLVDGTMWDDDEMQRRGVGTRTGREMGHLAQNGPGGMLEVLEGFPEQRKVLIHINNTNPILDEDSPERAELVRRHVEVAYDGMSIEL; encoded by the coding sequence ATGTACATCCAGATTCTAGGTTCCGCTGCTGGCGGTGGATTCCCCCAGTGGAACTGCAACTGCGTCAATTGCGCAGGTTTTCGCGATGGCAGCCTGCGGGCGCAAGCGCGTACCCAGTCTTCCATTGCACTGTCCGACGATGGCGTGAACTGGGTGCTGTGCAACGCCTCTCCGGATATCCGCGCGCAACTGCAGGGCTTCGCCCCCATGCAGCCGGGCCGGGCGTTACGCGATACCGGGATCAGCGCCATTGTGCTGATGGACAGCCAGATCGACCACACCACCGGCCTGCTCAGCTTGCGCGAAGGCTGCCCGCATCAGGTCTGGTGTACCGACATGGTCCATGAAGACCTGAGCACCGGCTTCCCGCTGTTCGAAATGCTCAAACACTGGAACGGCGGCCTGAGCTGGAATCGTATCGAGCTGCAAGGCAGTTTCGTGATTCCAGCCTGCCCCAACCTGCGCTTCACGCCGTTCCCGCTGCGCAGCGCCGCACCGCCCTACTCGCCGCATCGTTTCGACCCGCACCCAGGCGATAACATCGGCCTGCTGGTCGAAGACACCCGCACCGGCGGCAAACTGTTCTATGCGCCGGGGCTGGGCAAGGTCGATGAAGCGCTGGCCGAAAAGATGCGCGATGCCGACTGCCTGCTGGTCGACGGCACGATGTGGGACGACGACGAAATGCAGCGCCGTGGCGTGGGCACCCGCACCGGCCGGGAAATGGGCCACCTCGCCCAGAACGGCCCCGGCGGCATGCTCGAAGTGCTGGAAGGCTTCCCGGAGCAGCGCAAGGTGCTTATCCACATCAACAACACCAACCCGATTCTCGACGAAGACTCCCCGGAGCGCGCCGAACTGGTTCGTCGCCACGTTGAAGTGGCCTACGACGGCATGAGCATCGAGCTTTAG
- the pqqA gene encoding pyrroloquinoline quinone precursor peptide PqqA, translated as MSWTKPAYTDLRIGFEVTMYFASR; from the coding sequence ATGTCGTGGACTAAACCTGCTTACACTGATTTGCGTATCGGTTTTGAAGTCACCATGTACTTCGCAAGCCGTTGA